A DNA window from Streptomyces canus contains the following coding sequences:
- a CDS encoding 4-hydroxybenzoate 3-monooxygenase — MAEEAGQLQDSAESTTVVVIGAGPAGMAVATLLRHSGIDCVVLERRSRDHVAQRQRAGIVETRAVRMFDSWGLTDRVLGGVPYDGILEFRVDGRSRLVSDSDGSDGPPARLCPQQVLVQKLTATYLEDGGDLRFEAADVSLHDLTGDRPTVRYRTADGTPRTITCDFVAGCDGDRGVSRTTVPDGALTAYAFDHGIGWLTVLADAPPPAHPLLAVSREGFAAHFPRGPRSSRYYLQCPPDDDPDAWPEARVWDALRTRLGDPDLVSGPITDREVFRLRSLVHDPMRYGRLFLVGDAAHIVSPMGGKGMNLALYDADLLARAVRDSVQGDDTALHTYSARCLRRVWNDQEFSHWLTRTLHDAGDAEPFLRNLARARLDRLFNSPAAAGAFAELMTGLDPTGDAVAQEIPGNLSALGGD, encoded by the coding sequence GTGGCCGAAGAAGCAGGACAGTTGCAGGATTCTGCCGAATCCACGACCGTCGTCGTGATCGGCGCGGGGCCGGCCGGGATGGCCGTCGCCACGCTGCTGCGGCACAGCGGCATCGACTGCGTCGTCCTGGAACGCCGCTCCCGCGACCATGTGGCGCAGCGCCAGCGGGCCGGCATCGTCGAGACGCGAGCGGTCCGCATGTTCGACTCGTGGGGGCTGACGGACCGGGTCCTCGGCGGTGTCCCGTACGACGGCATCCTGGAGTTCCGGGTGGACGGCCGCAGCCGTCTGGTGTCCGACAGCGACGGCTCCGACGGCCCTCCGGCCCGCCTGTGCCCTCAGCAGGTCCTCGTGCAGAAGCTCACCGCCACCTATCTCGAGGACGGCGGCGACCTGCGCTTCGAGGCCGCCGACGTCTCCCTGCACGACCTGACCGGCGACCGCCCGACCGTCCGCTACCGCACCGCCGACGGCACCCCCCGCACGATCACGTGTGACTTCGTCGCCGGCTGCGACGGCGACCGGGGCGTCAGCCGTACGACCGTCCCCGACGGCGCCCTCACCGCGTACGCCTTCGACCACGGCATCGGCTGGCTCACCGTCCTGGCCGACGCCCCGCCCCCGGCCCACCCCCTTCTGGCCGTCAGCCGGGAGGGCTTCGCCGCTCACTTCCCCCGCGGGCCGCGTTCCAGCCGCTACTACCTCCAGTGCCCGCCCGACGACGACCCCGACGCCTGGCCCGAGGCCCGCGTCTGGGACGCCCTGCGTACCAGGCTCGGCGACCCCGACCTCGTGTCCGGTCCGATCACCGACCGCGAGGTCTTCCGGCTCCGCAGCCTTGTCCACGACCCCATGCGGTACGGCCGTCTCTTCCTGGTCGGCGACGCGGCGCACATCGTGTCACCCATGGGCGGCAAGGGCATGAACCTCGCCCTGTACGACGCCGATCTCCTCGCCCGGGCCGTGCGCGACTCCGTCCAAGGCGACGACACCGCCCTGCACACCTACTCGGCGCGCTGTCTGCGCCGCGTCTGGAACGACCAGGAATTCTCCCACTGGCTCACGCGGACCCTTCACGACGCGGGCGACGCCGAGCCCTTCTTGCGCAACCTCGCCCGCGCCCGCCTCGACCGCCTCTTCAACTCCCCGGCCGCCGCCGGCGCGTTCGCGGAACTCATGACGGGACTGGACCCGACCGGGGACGCGGTGGCGCAGGAAATCCCCGGCAACCTTTCCGCGCTCGGCGGCGACTGA